The following DNA comes from Acidobacteriota bacterium.
GACCGAGCTGAAGAAGCGCTCGATCACCTCGAGAAGGCCCTCGAGGCCGATGCGGAACGCTTCTATCCCCAGTTGCTGCAGGAACTGCGCCGGGTCCACTCCGATCTCGACAGCATCCGCTACACCGGCCGCTTCGCCCAATTGCTGCAAAAGTACGGCGACGCTCAAGATTCCGCCGACGGGGATCAGCCTCCTCCTTCGCCGCCCCGATGATGGAGAACGGCTGATTGGCGTATCCTGACCTGCATGGGACTCTATTCGCGCTACGTCTTTCCCCGCCTGATGGATTGGAGCATGCGCCGGGAAAGCATTCGGGGGCAGCGCCGTGAGACCTTGCAGGGGCTGTCGGGACGCGTGCTGGAAATCGGCTTCGGCACCGGGCTCAACCTGCCTCACTATCCCGATGAGGTCCGCCTGCTGGAGGCTGTAGACGTCAATCCAGGCATGAGCCGGTTGGCCCGCCAGCGGCTGCAAGAGACTTCCCTTAAGGTGCAGCATCACAGCCTGGATGGAGAACGCCTGCCCATGAGCGAGGCGAGCTTCGACTGTGCCGTCAGCACCTGGACGCTGTGCAGCATTGCCGACGTGGAGGCGGCGCTGGGAGAGATCTATCGCGTCCTCAAGCCCGGGGGCCGCTTCGTTTTCATCGAGCACGGACTGAGTCCTGAGGCAGGGGTGGCCCGCTGGCAGCGCCGGCTCACGCCGTTGCAAAGGCTGGTGGGCGACGGTTGCAGGCTCGACCGCGACATCGCCGCCCTGCTGGCCTCGGCCGGTTTTGAGGAGGAGGAAATGCACCGCTACTATTTCCAGGACGCTCCCCGCATTCTCGGCTATTTCTATCGGGGCGCCGTCTGCAAACCCGTCCGCCGCGACCGCGCGCCGGCAACCAGGGAGCCATAGATGGCCAAGTACCGCGCCGTCCTCCAGTACGCCGGAGGCCGCTATTCAGGGTGGCAAGTGCAAAAAGACCGCGACACCGTGCAGGGGGCCCTCAACCAGGCTCTGCGCCGCATCACGGGATTGGAGAAGGTCTCCTGGGTGGGCGCCGGACGGACCGACGCGGGAGTCCACGCCATGGGTCAATGCGCCCATTTCCGCCTTCCCGAGGCGGCCCAGGCGGAGGGCCTGCAAAGGGCTCTCAACGGTGTGTTGCCGTGGGATATACGGGTACAAAAGCTGAGCCGCGTCCAGGACGCTTTCCACGCCCGCCGCGACGCCCTCAAGAAGCTCTACGAGTACCGCATCCATCACGGCCCCGTGCTTCCTCCCTTCCGTCACGGATGGGTCTACCACAGCTACTACCGCCTCGACCCCGAGCGATTCCGTCAAGGCGCCGACCTGCTGCGCGGCACCTGGGACTTCAGCGGATTCGCCGCCTCTTCTTCCTCGGTCAAGACCCACGTCCGCACCGTTTTCGAGTCCCGCCTGCGCCGGCAGGGGAGCCTGCTGCGCTATCAGATCGAGGCCGACGGATTCCTTCAGCACATGGTGCGCAACATCGTCGGCACTCTGCTCGAGATCGCACGCGGACGGCGGGCGCCCGAAGACGTCCTGCGCATACTGGCTTCACGCGACCGGCGCAACGCCGGCCCTACGGCTCAGCCGCAGGGCCTTTACCTGATCAAGGTGTTCTATCCTGCAAGCTCTTGAGGCGGCCATGCCGCCACCGTCCTTTCAGAAAATTCATTCCCGTTAGCCTCATCGAAGGATTCGACATTTCCGCCGGGCTTGGGGTATGCTAAAAGCCCTGTCTCTATGAAAGATCTGGGCAAGAACTTCGAGGGCGTTTGGAGTCGCAACGGCGCCGAAATGCGCCTGCTGGAACAGATCGATCCCGAGCGGCTTCCCAATCACGTGGCCGTCATCATGGACGGCAACGGACGCTGGGCCGGAATGCGCATGCTGCCTCGTGTGGCCGGCCACAAGGCGGGCATCGAAGCCGTGCGGGCCACCGTCGAGCACACCGCCCGCCTGGAGATTCCGGCCCTCACCCTATACGCCTTCTCGACCGAGAACTGGAAGCGTCCCGAAAATGAGATCGACACCTTGATGAATCTCCTCAAGGACTACCTGCAGCGCGAGCTGGGGACTTTGCAGAAGCACCGCATCCGCTTCCGGCCTATCGGGCAGATCGACGATTTGCCGGTCGGTGTGGCCAAAGAACTGCGCCATGCCGAGAGGGCCACCCGCGACAACCAAGGCATGCAGTTGACGGTGGCTCTCAGCTACAGCGGACGGCAGGAATTGGTCGGCGTGGTCAACCGCATGCTGGAAGAGGGGCTGCAGCCGCCCATCGGCGAGAACGACATCCGCAGCCGCCTCTACACCGCCGAACTGCCGGACCCCGATCTGCTCATCCGAACCAGCGGCGAGATGAGGGTCAGCAATTTTCTTCTCTGGCAGATCGCTTATTCCGAGATCTACGTCACCGACGTGCTGTGGCCCGACTTCCGCGGACTGCATCTGCTGGAAGCCATACTCGACTACCAGAAGCGCGACCGCCGCTTCGGAGGCGTGCGTGTAGCCCCCCTGCAGCACACCGGGTGAGCGGCCTTTGGCCGGACTCCCAATTTCCAATCCCCAACTCGCAAGCCTTACTTGGGGGTTGGACGTGGTTGAAAGTTGAAAGTTGAAAGTTGGAAGTTGCGAAGCCTTCTTGCCTTAGCCGTCCCTAGACATTAGGCTTTCACCTGCCCCGGAGGGAGCGCCTTCGGGCGAACGCTCAAGATCCGATTCCCAACTCGCGAGTCTCACTCGGGCGTTGGCTCCTGGAGCTTGGAACTTGCGCAGCCCTCGGGCCGGAAATCATGCTGATCCGCTTTACCGTCGCCGCCGCTTTGATCTTGGCCACCGTCCTGGCGGTGGAGTTGACTTCGACAGCCGGGTTTCTCGCTACCCTCAGTCTCTTGGCCGTCATCAGCGCCCATGAACTGGGCAGGATGCTCAGGGCCTATTCCTTCTCGTTTTTTCCCTCCACCTATCTGTGGTGCGCAGTGCTGCCCTGGATGTGGGTCTACGGGCGGGGCTGGATGCCGGAAGTCGTGCTGGCGGCTCTGCTGCTGACCCTGGTTTTCGGGGTGGCGTCGCTTCGCAACATCGAGGTCGGTTTTCCCTCCATCTCCTGCAACTGGCTGGCCGTGCTCTACCTGGGAATGCCCCTTTGCATCCTGGCTCATTACCGCGAAGTCTCCCGTTGGGAAATCTGGCTGGTGCTGCTGACCATCTGGGCAGGCGACAGCATGGCACTGATGGCGGGGCGTTGCTGGGGCAGCATCAAGATCACTCCCATCATTTCGCCCAAGAAGACGCTGCAAGGCTATCTGGGCGGAATGAGCGCCTCGCTGGCGGCGGCCCTGATTTTGGGGTGGATGTGGTTTCCCGCACGCTCCTTGTGGTTCTGGGCGGCGGCCGGACTGACGGTCGGCTTCTTTGGAATCATGGGTGATCTCTTCGAGTCCGTCATCAAGCGGGGCGCCCACATCAAGGACAGTTCCCATCTGCTTCCCGGCCACGGGGGCCTGTTGGACCGCATCGACAGCACCCTTTTCGCCTTCCCCGCCTATTATCTGCTCAGCCGTCTGGTAGAATAGCGCCTCCCGGAGAACGACCTATGCCCCCTCGCCTAAAGAATCTGGCGGTCCTGGGATCGACTGGATCCATCGGGACCAGCACCCTGAGCATCGTCGACCTCTATCCCGAGCGATTTGGGGTGGCCACCCTGGCCGCCAACGGCAATGTCGACGAGATCGTACGCCAGTGCGACCGTTACTCTCCTCGTCTGGTGGCCATGTGCGATCGGGAGGCGGCCGGCGAGTTGCGCCGCCGCCGTCCTGAAGTGACGGTAGCCGAAGGTCAAGAGGGCATCGTCGAAGCAGCCACTTTGGCCGAGGTCGACGTGGTGGTGGCCGCCGTCACCGGAGCCGCCGGTCTGCCCGCCGTCTACAAGGCCCTGGAAGAGGGCAAAGACGTGGCCCTGGCCAACAAAGAAACGCTTATCGCGGCCGGCGAAGTGATCATGGCCCAGGTGCGGCGCACCGGTGTGCGCCTGATACCCATCGACAGCGAGCACAACGCGCTCCACCAGTGTTTGCGCGGGGCCAAAGAGGGCGAGGTGAAGCGCCTTTGGCTGACCGCTTCAGGGGGGCCCTTTCACCAGCAGCCCCAGCGCGACCTGTCCCAGGTCACCGTCGAGCAGGCTCTCGACCATCCCACCTGGAGCATGGGGCCCAAGATCACCATCGACTCGGCCACCCTCATGAACAAGGGCCTGGAGGTGATCGAGGCTCATCATCTCTTCTCGATTCCGCCCCGGGACATCGCCATCGCCGTCCATCCCCAGTCGGTGATCCATTCCATGGTGGAATTCGTGGACGGCACTTTTTTGGCTCAGATGAGCATCACCGACATGCGCTCGGCCATTCTCTACGCTCTCTGCGACCCCGAGCGTTGTCCCTCGCGCCTGCCCGAGTTCGATGTCTTTTCGCTGCCTGCGCTCGAGTTTCACCGTCCTGATCCCCAGCGCTTTCCCTGCATCCGCCTGGCCTATGAAGCCTTGCGGATGGGAGGCACTGCCCCCGCGGTACTGAATGCCGCCAACGAGGTCGCGGTGGGCCGCTTCCTGCAGGGCGGACTGGCTTTGACCGCCATCCCCGAAATCATCGAACGCACCCTGCAGCAACAGCAGCCGGTGCCGGCCGATTCCCTGCAGGCTGTGCTGGAAGCCGACCGCCAGGCCCGCCGCCTGGCCACCCAAGCCCTCAACCAATTCACCCCCGCCCCATCTTAGTGCAGTGCGTCAAAAGTTCCGAGCCATCCTGCATCCCAACTCGGGTTAACCTCGGTACCCAGGGTTCGAACTTCGCATATCGCCCCTCGGACGTGGCAAGACTCTGGCTCAAGACTTTTGAGGTGCACTGTACCAGGGCGCTGAAGGCGCGGGTGAGATTTGACAAATTGACCCCCTGCGGCGGACAATAAAGGCTCTTTTTCGTGGTGGAGAGGACGCTGGGCAGCGAGGAGAAGACGTGGACTTATTGAACGATTACGCCTTTACTGCGGCAGCTTTCATCTTTGTGCTGGGCATCCTCATTTTCATCCATGAGCTGGGACATCACTTGATGGCCAAGCTGCTGGGGATTCGGGTAGAGGCTTTCTCCCTGGGATTCGGGCCCCGCCTTTTCGGCTTCCGCATGGGCGAAACCGACTATCGCGTCAGCCTTCTGCCGCTGGGCGGATTCGTCAAGATGGCGGGAGAGAACGTGGTCGACGATTTGACGGGGGCTCCCTACGAGTTTCTCTCCAAGCCGCGCTGGCAGCGCTTTCTGGTGGCCATCGCGGGGCCGGCCATGAACCTCGGCCTGGCTGTGGCGCTGATGACCGGACTATATCTGGTCGGCATCGAGGTTCCCCGCTATCTCTCCCAGCCGCCCGTCATAGGCTACGTGGCCCCCGAGTCGGCCGCCCAGCAGGCCGGTCTGCAGAAGGGCGATCAAATCCTCTCCATCGACGGTGTTGAGACGACGACCTGGGAAAAAACCAACCTGCAAATCCTCACCAATGGAGGAAAGCTGGTTCCGGTCGTCTACCGGCGCGATGGTCAGCGGCAGGAAGAGCTCATCGAAATCCGCGCCGTCGGTCCCAGCCAGCAAGGCGCGCTGGGGATTGCTCCCGCTCTCGATTTCAAGATCGACCAGGTGTCGGAGGATTCCCCTGCCGAACGGGCCGGTTTGCGTCCCGGCGACGAAGTCGTCATGGCTGAACTGGACGGCCAGACGGCACAAGGTTTCTACGCCATCCAATACCTGGTTTCCCGACAAGAGGCGGGAACCCCTATCGACTTCACCATTGTGCGCGACGGCCAAACCATCACCAAGACGATCGCTCCCGTTCCCGACAAGAACGACCCCGAGCGGATCGTCATCGGTGCAGCCCCTTTCGTCCCCTTTGAAACGCGCCAATACAGTTTGGCCGGATCGGTTCAAGAAGCCGTGCGGCGAAATGTCGAGGTGGCCGGACTGCTCTTTAAGATCCTGGGTCAGATCGTTACCGGGGACACTTCCATCCGAACCCTCTCCGGACCCCTCGAGATCGCCAATTTTTCAGGAATCGCGGCCCGCCAGGGGGCCAGCACGCTCATCAACTTCATGGCCTTCATCTCCCTGCAACTGGGGATCCTCAACTTGCTGCCCATTCCCATCCTGGACGGCGGCGTCATTCTTCTGCTGGCCATCGAAGGACTGCGAGGCCGTGATTTGAGCGTGCAGGTGAAGGAACGCATCCTGCAGGCGGGGTTCCTCTTCCTGGTGCTGCTGATGAGCTTCGTCATCATCAACGACATCACCAAGCAGTTTTAGACCCC
Coding sequences within:
- a CDS encoding 1-deoxy-D-xylulose-5-phosphate reductoisomerase, with product MPPRLKNLAVLGSTGSIGTSTLSIVDLYPERFGVATLAANGNVDEIVRQCDRYSPRLVAMCDREAAGELRRRRPEVTVAEGQEGIVEAATLAEVDVVVAAVTGAAGLPAVYKALEEGKDVALANKETLIAAGEVIMAQVRRTGVRLIPIDSEHNALHQCLRGAKEGEVKRLWLTASGGPFHQQPQRDLSQVTVEQALDHPTWSMGPKITIDSATLMNKGLEVIEAHHLFSIPPRDIAIAVHPQSVIHSMVEFVDGTFLAQMSITDMRSAILYALCDPERCPSRLPEFDVFSLPALEFHRPDPQRFPCIRLAYEALRMGGTAPAVLNAANEVAVGRFLQGGLALTAIPEIIERTLQQQQPVPADSLQAVLEADRQARRLATQALNQFTPAPS
- a CDS encoding class I SAM-dependent methyltransferase, producing the protein MGLYSRYVFPRLMDWSMRRESIRGQRRETLQGLSGRVLEIGFGTGLNLPHYPDEVRLLEAVDVNPGMSRLARQRLQETSLKVQHHSLDGERLPMSEASFDCAVSTWTLCSIADVEAALGEIYRVLKPGGRFVFIEHGLSPEAGVARWQRRLTPLQRLVGDGCRLDRDIAALLASAGFEEEEMHRYYFQDAPRILGYFYRGAVCKPVRRDRAPATREP
- the truA gene encoding tRNA pseudouridine(38-40) synthase TruA, whose translation is MAKYRAVLQYAGGRYSGWQVQKDRDTVQGALNQALRRITGLEKVSWVGAGRTDAGVHAMGQCAHFRLPEAAQAEGLQRALNGVLPWDIRVQKLSRVQDAFHARRDALKKLYEYRIHHGPVLPPFRHGWVYHSYYRLDPERFRQGADLLRGTWDFSGFAASSSSVKTHVRTVFESRLRRQGSLLRYQIEADGFLQHMVRNIVGTLLEIARGRRAPEDVLRILASRDRRNAGPTAQPQGLYLIKVFYPASS
- the rseP gene encoding RIP metalloprotease RseP, whose protein sequence is MDLLNDYAFTAAAFIFVLGILIFIHELGHHLMAKLLGIRVEAFSLGFGPRLFGFRMGETDYRVSLLPLGGFVKMAGENVVDDLTGAPYEFLSKPRWQRFLVAIAGPAMNLGLAVALMTGLYLVGIEVPRYLSQPPVIGYVAPESAAQQAGLQKGDQILSIDGVETTTWEKTNLQILTNGGKLVPVVYRRDGQRQEELIEIRAVGPSQQGALGIAPALDFKIDQVSEDSPAERAGLRPGDEVVMAELDGQTAQGFYAIQYLVSRQEAGTPIDFTIVRDGQTITKTIAPVPDKNDPERIVIGAAPFVPFETRQYSLAGSVQEAVRRNVEVAGLLFKILGQIVTGDTSIRTLSGPLEIANFSGIAARQGASTLINFMAFISLQLGILNLLPIPILDGGVILLLAIEGLRGRDLSVQVKERILQAGFLFLVLLMSFVIINDITKQF
- a CDS encoding phosphatidate cytidylyltransferase, whose protein sequence is MLIRFTVAAALILATVLAVELTSTAGFLATLSLLAVISAHELGRMLRAYSFSFFPSTYLWCAVLPWMWVYGRGWMPEVVLAALLLTLVFGVASLRNIEVGFPSISCNWLAVLYLGMPLCILAHYREVSRWEIWLVLLTIWAGDSMALMAGRCWGSIKITPIISPKKTLQGYLGGMSASLAAALILGWMWFPARSLWFWAAAGLTVGFFGIMGDLFESVIKRGAHIKDSSHLLPGHGGLLDRIDSTLFAFPAYYLLSRLVE
- a CDS encoding isoprenyl transferase, whose translation is MKDLGKNFEGVWSRNGAEMRLLEQIDPERLPNHVAVIMDGNGRWAGMRMLPRVAGHKAGIEAVRATVEHTARLEIPALTLYAFSTENWKRPENEIDTLMNLLKDYLQRELGTLQKHRIRFRPIGQIDDLPVGVAKELRHAERATRDNQGMQLTVALSYSGRQELVGVVNRMLEEGLQPPIGENDIRSRLYTAELPDPDLLIRTSGEMRVSNFLLWQIAYSEIYVTDVLWPDFRGLHLLEAILDYQKRDRRFGGVRVAPLQHTG